The following coding sequences are from one Mesorhizobium onobrychidis window:
- a CDS encoding mandelate racemase/muconate lactonizing enzyme family protein, translating to MKITDLRCAVIGKHPIVRVVTDEGLYGLGEVEYTKRYLKPWVLHFREALIGEDPTDVERVMLKIRQRGSFKPYGAAVSAIEHALWDIAGKAAGVPAYKLLGGKVRDKVRVYNGSIRQKRTGDRPEDYAADVKWMMEQPQNFFMIKQGISFHSNMKDTIEGFHYGVTQKKAGYHGAMDQGVISERGFNHMLDCVIAMKEVLGDKVSLALDCGPGWMLPDAIKFARAVEKYNLMWLEDMLTGDYVPWVNPQAYRELTTSTSTPIHTGEQIYLRHNFKELIETQAVRIIGPDPADVGGIAELKWVAEHAHMHSILMAPHGTANGLLGLGALINVCASLPANYIAFEYPSASDPWWEDLVIGLPSQIVKDSMVDLLEAPGLGLDIDTEAARKYLREEDAGFFD from the coding sequence TCGTCACCGACGAGGGCCTCTATGGCCTGGGCGAGGTCGAGTACACCAAGCGCTACCTCAAGCCTTGGGTCCTGCATTTTCGCGAGGCGCTGATCGGCGAGGACCCGACCGACGTCGAGCGCGTGATGCTGAAGATCCGCCAACGCGGCTCTTTCAAGCCCTATGGCGCGGCGGTAAGCGCTATCGAGCATGCGCTGTGGGACATTGCCGGCAAGGCCGCAGGCGTGCCGGCCTACAAACTGCTCGGCGGCAAGGTGCGCGACAAGGTGCGCGTCTATAACGGCTCGATCCGCCAGAAACGCACTGGCGACCGGCCGGAGGATTACGCCGCTGACGTCAAATGGATGATGGAGCAGCCGCAGAACTTCTTCATGATCAAGCAAGGAATCTCGTTCCACTCCAACATGAAGGACACCATCGAGGGCTTCCATTACGGCGTGACGCAGAAAAAGGCCGGCTATCACGGCGCCATGGATCAAGGCGTGATCAGCGAGCGCGGTTTCAATCACATGCTCGACTGCGTGATCGCGATGAAGGAAGTGCTGGGCGACAAGGTCAGCCTGGCGCTCGACTGCGGCCCCGGCTGGATGCTGCCCGATGCGATCAAGTTTGCCCGCGCGGTCGAGAAGTACAATTTGATGTGGCTCGAGGACATGCTGACTGGCGACTATGTGCCGTGGGTCAATCCGCAGGCTTATCGGGAGCTGACCACCTCCACCTCGACGCCAATCCATACCGGCGAGCAGATCTACCTGCGCCATAATTTCAAGGAGCTGATCGAAACGCAGGCGGTCCGTATCATCGGTCCGGACCCGGCCGACGTCGGTGGCATCGCCGAGCTGAAATGGGTAGCCGAGCACGCCCATATGCACTCGATCCTGATGGCGCCGCACGGCACGGCGAACGGCCTGCTCGGCCTCGGCGCGTTGATCAATGTCTGCGCCTCCTTGCCCGCCAACTACATCGCCTTCGAATACCCGAGCGCCTCCGACCCCTGGTGGGAGGACCTCGTAATCGGCCTGCCGTCGCAGATCGTGAAGGACAGCATGGTGGACCTGCTGGAAGCGCCGGGGCTGGGCCTCGATATCGACACCGAAGCAGCCAGGAAGTATCTCAGGGAAGAGGATGCGGGCTTCTTTGACTGA